Sequence from the Papaver somniferum cultivar HN1 unplaced genomic scaffold, ASM357369v1 unplaced-scaffold_150, whole genome shotgun sequence genome:
catatcctttagatacaagccttgctttgtatttattgacagtaccatcagcattccgttttattttgaatatccacttaagaccaatcacttttaccccacctggcttatcaactagaaaccaagtcttgtttctgttgattgaaataatttcttctctacatgcttgtgtccaattagtcgagacctttgcttcctgaaaattccttggttcatcattaacagaaagtagcataatctcacattcttctgcagcttgaagaacataatcctccagatactgtggattTTATatatgtcttgttgattttcgcagtggaatgggttgagttatttcatcgatctcttcttcttcttcttcttcttcttcttcttctacttctttgttattctcagtgttttcatcattctcttcttcttcttgattaacatcattgtttccattggtacaaatgattatgggtccttcgccttcatcaattacttgaccccatctcatgtgaaacattcctggatccttacttggtccatcattagtttctttccagttccagtttgctttttcatcgaataccacatctcgactcactatcactcttttcgttgttggattgaataatctgtaagctttggatccaggctcaattcctagattcacaagagtctgagatcgatcatccagtttcttaagagttgcagaatcaacttttgggTAATGTtgtgcaaccaaacactcttaaatgatctatgtttggttttctctttcgcaaactttcatatggagtcatgtctttcagatctttcgtaggtatcctgtttattaggtatgtggagtgtcgtacatcttctacccatagataattaggtacctgcatagcctttaaagaacttcttgtcatctccattagagtcctgtttctcctctccaccactccgttttgtcgtggtgtatatggtgtaataggaccacataaatcaacatgaagaagctctaatggctttgaggctctaaatgtttttgcttttggaaaaccttgacgcgtttgtttcccaactaaacatgattcacatatccttgattcatcgtttttctgtggtagccctcgaaccatcttgttctgagacatagtttttaaggttttgaaacttatgtgtcctaaccttgcgtgccacttccatgtctgatcttccagtctcgtattcagacacaatggccttccaatcatgagacttatcttgtagagtctattctgtgagcgtgagactctaactgaaagtcttccacttgggtcatgaactgttagataatcttgtagcattctaacatcacatccaacttctgtagcttgtcctaaaattagaatgttgctttgtaagtttgggatgaagtagatgtttgtgacaagattCTGTTCTCCGATCTTGCTCTGAAAtaaaattgatcctttcccttcaatttctacagaagatccatccccaaacttcacttgtcctttgattttctcattgagttcagaaaattagtgtctcttaccagtcatgtgattgctggctccattatctaaataccagattccttcttctccatcctttgattcgtagttctttggtattagtttcccttcgtttaagaatacaacttcgtgcatgaaaagagttgtatctgcttcccttgtttcattcttgtttgcttcttccatcttttgtattctttcagagCATAcataggagaagtgtcctggtttacaaaatctgtaacaaataatgtttgatttatccttcttttttttcccttggttttgatcattctgacttgttgttctatcttgtgagttaaaccttcctccccttcctcggcctctgtttactctgccacctcttccacgacctcttcctcttgtcgcagagttttgttggtaagagtttttgtacaagagttttccttgagtttctccattgttttcttcatcaaggattctctcttcatatgctttcaatcttccaattatatcttcatagctagtcttctttaaatctaacaCTTGTTCGAttgaagctatgatatgaatatacttggatcttggtaaactattgagaaacttctttaccagtttatcttcatcaatggattgtccaagtgacacatcttttgaggctatctctgatagctttcctgcaaagctatcaatagtatcaataTCTTTCATCtccactctttcaaattcagacattaaggtttgcagacgggcttctttaactcgatcagctccgagattacgtgcctttattgcatcccaaattttatttgaagtttcttgttcaccaacttgtagaacaagacattctggtattgcttgaaagattaatccaatggcaacattgtttttgtctgggtccaatgtaccaggttCAATTGtctcccaaactttgtagattttcatcagtaccttcattctcatggcccatactgtgtagtttgtggagttgaggattggaacttctattgatggtggcgtgaactgttttgaaTGTATGATGGTTctctcgtctcccatggctcggtgtagacaagctctgataccaattaatggcaactgcaagatgaaacttaactTATTTAaaaacaactctctttattgatgtttagaaaatctctcaaaactaaacacaaatctctaatcttgctcatatgatcaaccacaactttggtgatcatatatatatagaattatgaattccttttcctagtcctattaccttattacatgtctttccttttcttagaactagatgacttctaattcccttaggattacatcaatttcctaatcttgtcctaaccagcttgttagtgacttctatgttgaagttaatccaacacatCGACCTGCAGTTGAGTTCTTCTCTTGATATTCTTCTCGTCGATCATTCTGGCAAGATGAGATGTTGACGAGATTCAATTGGTCATTGCGTCTTTCCCTTTGCTAAGAGTTACAAGTTGGTCTACTTCGTTGATGGGTATGTTGGCGAGATTCAACTCTTCTTCGTCGATGATGTACTTCGCTGCTGGATCCTTTGTGAGCTCGTCGCTTTATTGATGTGCTACCTCCATTTATATTCGTCACCGATTCTATACTCTGATTGCCACGAGCTGGTTGCTTTGTCTTGGCCGGTCGAGTCTTGCCGAAGTAGATTTCGTCCTCGTTCTTGTGAGTTATTATCTTCGTAGAGCTTATTGATCCACTTATACTCATATTTCGTCACCGTGTACGAACCAAAATCGACtattgtgttcttcttcttcgttggtGCTAGTTGGATAATTGACTGATGAACCTTCACTGGGCTTCGTCATTGGGTCTCTATTCTTTTGATGGCCCCGATTTATCTGCTTTGTCTCCACAAGTTGTTACTCGTCCGAAGAAGGTTCTGAAAACTCCTTGCAACACTTAGCTATGCAGTCTCGACCCTCCTCGTTAACTACCACAAACGAGAGTTTGGTACTGACTATTCTTTGTCACACTACAATAAGCAATCAACGGGAGAAGTTAGATCTACAATATCAATAACCAGAACTCATTTTGAATCGAGCTTGAAAGCTtttccaaaattttcttttataaATCACTAGATCTGAAAGCAAATAGTATTAAGAGAAATGAGGGGTTAAGAAAGAGGATTTTTCTTCTTGATCTATTGTTGACTGAGATCTCTCAGATCTTTTATCATGCTGATGCTTAATATATGTTGTCTGAAGGTGCAAATCTTCATTCAATCTTCCGTTTTTGTCCCTTAATCTTTGAGATCCGGTGAAATCTGCTGCTAACAATAACCAAACTTAACTGGAACTCTCTtgttccatgtttctagcgccaaaatgtaactacggaAAATCCATAACTACACCCACACTTGTATTCATTGTTCTTCACTCATCATTATTTGGTTTACATAAACTCCATTAAAGAGTTTTTTGGGAGCTCATTATTTGGATAAAATAAAATCCCATCCCTTTCTCTCTTAGATATTTTCTTAAATAGTAGAGAATATAAATAAATTTACAAATATAGCCTCTACTTACAAACTAAGGAAATTAAGCTAAGATATTATGTTGACTATCCTAGGAATGTTATACTACTTCGGCCTTCATTTGACGCCACATGTCGAGCATGATTTTTGGTATCTACAGTTATATCTTCTTCAATAACCTAGATAAAAATTCGGAAAATCATTTGGCGATGATAGCAATGACTAAATTCTTTTAATGATCCAAAAGAATGGATTTCATTGGATCCACCATCCAAAATACTTAGTTGGAGACTTATGTGTTGAATTAGTAAGATCTCAGATTAAGCAGGGAATGTAGTGAAGCGACAAACTCTAGTAAGTAGTAACCCTCTAATCACCCTCCATTTGCCCTAAACTTGGGATGCTACATAGTCGCCAATATATTTGATTTTATAGCTTTTGTCGTCTTGAAATCGCCATAGTTTTTGTCCTAAACCATTAAAAGGAACTACAAGCAGAGCACGGCCACCAATCGTTAATGCCTTTGTCTTCGTTTAACTTCTAGAGGGAAAAATGTCCTCAAAATAATAATCTAAGTAGCATctcttttgcttttgtttttaatttaaaGATTGCAAATCTAGAGAAATTTCTATAAATGAATCTAAAATGGTAAGTAAAATCTGATTGACAAATACGTTGGATTAGATAAGGACACTAGTGAAGTTGTGAATCTTGGAAACCTTGCAACTTGTCTGTTCAAATAATATTCAGAAGTTCATAATCACATATTAATTTTTAATGTTGTTAGATTttatcttaaaccaaaagtgggGATCACTTGTTAATTTCAACCACATGGTTTCTTTTCATAAAAGAATCCAGCTCGTTACCCACAAATACGATCTCTCTTTAGCCCCTCTGCGAACCCCAATTAAACAACTTCACTTGGAGTAGCCTCTCAAGATCTCCAAGAGATCAAGCCAGATATCCTCTAAGTAGTTGTCAACTGTGTACTACTTTATGTTCTTAATTAATTTCTTGGAACTAATATAAAGTTCATATACTATTTGTTAACTAGAAGCAAAGATTTGGGTGGggatttcattcattcttttaagtGAAGTGGCAAATCAACTTAACAAAACAGTATATTCCCAAGCACAACCAAGAAAACCTATATATAATCCTCCAACACCAAAGGTTCAATATACAAACTCACATCCTCAACAAGAACAACAAACGCAAGAAGTACTCTAACCTTTCTTTGTCTCCTTGCTCATATCTCAGTATCAATTTCTTCATATATCAATGGATTCTTGTGAAAAATGTTCTTCACTTAGCTGTGAACTTAGAATCATAAGAGCTGAGAACCTCGACTTCTCTACCAATGGAACCGTATTTGTTAGATACTATATCATGAATGAAAACAACGAAAGAATTCGACTCAATACTCGCGAAGTGCCATCATCGTCTGTGAGTGATCCGTGTTGGAATGAGTCAATATCGCTTGAATGTTCGAGAGATAGAGATGTTATTGACAAACTTAGTCAACAAAGTATACTATTTGAGCTCCGAtcaagaaactcaaaatcaatttttggcaGGTCTAAAGTTTTGGGTACAGCTGAAATTTCGTGGCTAGAAGTGTTGGAATCAACTGAGCTATCAATTGAGAAATGGGTTCCTGCAATCTTAAAAAACAATAACAATTCCGAGAGTTTGAAGCCCGCTTCACTGCAAATTGGGATGAAGATTACAGTACCCAAAACAATACATACATTGAAAAATAAGAGCCAAGCTCGATTTTCATCCAAGAACTGGAAGGAATGTGGATGTAAACATGGTGGGTGTACTGAAACAAATGAGGATGTTTTTGCAGTTGCTGCAACGTTAGAAGTGTTTTAGgcttttctgtatcttttttccGTCCTCAACATGTAATTAAATACGAGTAGCTGTATATGAAGTGGAAACAATTTTTTGTGCTCAATGAGAAAGAGTTTATGGTGAATGGTTCAATTCTAGTATTCTACAttgtttttgtgctttctttcCTAGCAACATTTAGATGATAAAATCAATATCAAATGGAATATTTATTTGGGTAATTAAATTCTCTTGAAAAGGAGATGTAAACTCTTAATCTTAAACCTTAGCTCAAAATTTGTCATTGTGATCCAAAAATCTATCTTGTGGCACAATTTTTGTTACAAGCTTAAATTTGTTTAGTTGGGGAGCTAACTTGGGTCCAATGACCCCAAATTGTGCAACGTGATCTAAAATTTCCATTGCGTTACAAATTTTGCCTCCGGGGAAGATATGTTTTGCAACTAAAATTGCAACGGAAGCATACAATTTACCTCGTAATTTAAAATCTATTTGGCCTCCCAATATTTTGCATCCTAGCACAAAAGTTGTCGATATGACCTAAAAATGCTATGTGATGGTAAACCATTCGAAATAAGTCTCATGACCCAAAATTCGCAAAAGGTGATCTAATATTTTCCATGAGAATTAGAATCTACCACTTCACCCAAAATGACCTCGTAACCCAAATTTTGACCAGGACCGTTCCTGAAAATAATTTGTCCCGAAGCGAACGATTTTTCTTTTGCCCCTGTATTGAAGATAATTTTTTGCTTGTGTATGATTAGAATGTCACTAATATGTAAGGCGGCCGAAGGCCGCGGAAAGAATTCTTTTGAACGAATGGCGTAGTTAATTTGTAATTCTAATTCACAAATAGAATACTACTACAAAAATAGACAACTacagttaaaaaaaaagaaaacaataatcaaaagcgatcataaagaaaatttgtATAGTTTATGGAAGAAAAATGGAAGATAAGTGAAGTGGTAAAAAATGCTTTTGTTTTTAAATAAAATTCTATTTTAGATAGTCTATTGGTTGTGTTTATTAGTAAACTGGTCtatgaagaagaaaagggaggatGCATGACCGGGGAAGAGAATGAAAGAGACGGAGAAAAAAACTAAAATCGTTTATATTATAGTTATTAAACTATATATAAGTCATTTTTAGCCCTTCAAATTTATATAAATAATAACTTAGTCCATCTGTTTTTTAACTTAATGAAAACTCCCAATTAGAAATGAGCTTTTTGTTGCCCTCGGACCTGTGTTGCCTGCAAGTGGGGCTTGCCCTGCTTGCCTATCAGGACAGGCCCTGTTTTGACGTTGGTTCATAATCTACTTGTAACCCAAAATACGTGATGGACATACATTTTGTCATCGGATCATTCATCGTGATTTAGGGGTGATGAATTTAATACCACCATCCGGATCCAATTCATTAAAATGACCGAACCCAAAAGACGCATTGTGCTTCTAGACAACAGGTATATTAGGGAAACATGGTGGTGCAGATATAACGCGTAACGAGATAATTTTTTGATCGAAAGAGGAGATTTTATTAGAAAGTAGAATTTATAAAGGAGCTACCAGTAGCAGCTAGCAGTAAGAGAAAAGAACAAAGAAGATTACGCGTAACTAGATAATTCATTGAGCCGAACCAATGAAGATATGATACATGTTGGCCGCAGTTTAGTTCCAATAAGGTTTAGCTTTTTTAAGCAAGTTGAAAAATAGAGGGAACCCATAATGATAAAAGGAAGATGTACTCATGATTCTCAAAATCTCAATGCTTCTGTTACATGCTTATTATTGCTAGATAGGAAATCTAAAGGATAGGGTTTGAGAGAAGGAGAATCCGATATGATAAGTAAATCCCATTTTTAAAATGCATTACAGATAAAGACCCTAGTATAGGTTTTGATCAGATATTGCAGTTGTTCTTCCTAAGAATTCAAAAGTTCAAAAAGGTCATATCATATCATATGTATACTAattttttgtcttgttaaatttatCTTATGCTCAAGTTGGGATCAAGATGtattatttttatgttatacAATAGCTTTTGTTTAATACATACTTTAAATATAAATAGTGTTTGAGATTATGTTGTTAATATTAGCCACAAGGTAATCCAACGTGTTGTCCACACTCCACAGTCTGTGATTCAGTCTGTAATCCCTCTCATTCCATTGCAACTGTTAaaccatttattttattttatttcgatTAGAAGAGAGGATGTTATTAAGAGAAGAAAAATGTACAAAGTACTGCCaaagaaaaattaaacaaaaacaagactcCAAATATGAACTGTACATGTAAAGTTTAAGTGAATCCTAGTACCAAAAGCAGCAGCCCAAATAAGCACAAGGGATTTGGTAGCAATGCACAACTCTTCATTTGTTTTGTGAGAGTAGTTTTCTTCCAAACTCTAATATTTCGTTCTCCAAAGAACCTACACAACTGCTGCCGGAATGAGGCCCCAAACCACTTTATCATTGCTAGAAAGTTGATTTTTGAACCAAGTTCTGGCAAGATTACAAATTGAGTCCGGAAATACCCATGGCCTGTTATCATTTGGTTTTATAGAAGACGATACCTTGTGCGCCACTTTACAGTATAGAATGATGTGATCAAGTGATTCAGGACAGTCACCACATAAACTGCATGAGCTGTAGATGTCTATCCCTCTGTGCTGCATCCTATCTTGAGTTGAGTCTTCCACGAACAACACACCATAACAAGAAGTTCACTTTAGAAGAGATTCTCGAAGCCCAAGCAAAATTGTGAGGAAAGTTATAAACCACTTTGTTAATATTAGATCCAAGATTCTAATTCTTTTCAGTTCAACTTAATACTTAGATCGAAAATGATACATCTACCGAGCTGAAAATCCCGTGAAACCTGCTACATCTCACATTTATGGgcccaccatcaaaaaagttccCCCGTGCTAATCCCAGTGGGCAAAGGGACCCAAAATCTGTAAGCAGCAGGATTTTTTTGCGGTATTACCGCTCGGTGTGTCTATTAATGCTCATACTTAGATGTATGCATGAGTAACCTATCCCCACTCCCAAGTATCAAGATCTCCAAAAAACTGTTTCGATATTCCACATATAGGAAGTATTTTTCGACTTGATTAAATCataaagtaaaaagttagttCAGTGACATAATACTTTTAAATTACTTTTCATAATACTTTTAAATTACTTTTCGACTTTGCGACTTGATAGTAAGATTGAATTCACCTTTACCGCAAAATACTATTTTCACCTTTTGGCCATATAACACCGACTAGGGGAATTCGACAGGGTGACCCGTTGTCGCCATACCTGTACATATTATGTGCAGAAATCCTCTCCACCAATCTAGCCCATCAACAACACCTTGTAAATATCAAGGGACTCAAAATTGTTCCATCTGTCACTCTGCTCGTGCACTTAATGTATGCAGATGACTTGTTACTCACCTGCGTAGCAGAACCAAAGACGTGCAACACAATCCAAAGGCTAATTACAACCTACTCGACTTCAGCAGGTCAGCACATAAATAAGGATAAATCCTTAATTATTCATCACCCAACATTGCACCCGGATGAGATAAATGGACTGCGAAGTTTTTTCGAGATACCAACGTCCCAACACCCACCAATGTATTTGGGAGTACATTTAATTTCAAAAGAGAGAGAAGCAGCACACACATGTACACGTAGCTACTCAATAGGATGGAGAGGAAAACCAAGGGATGGATTGACAAATGTGTCAATCAGGCAGGACGAGAACTGCTCACCAAAACTTCATTACTCCCTACGGCTAATCATGTAATGCAGACTCAGCTCCTACCGGCTCATATTCATAAAAAGATAGATAGAATCACAAGGAATTTTTTTTGGGGCATGACAATAACACAAGAAAATTACACCCAATTGGATGGAAAAAGGTGACAACAACAAGAGATATGGGAGGCACATGCATCAGGCGAAGCCGAGAACATAACCAAGCCCTTCTCATGAAAAAAGTATGGCAAGTACATGGAGATGATAAATCCATCTGGGCAACAATGGCGAGAGACAAATATATGAATCATCATCCTCTACTGGCCCAACCAATTTCCAAACCAAAGCAAACAACAAGCCCTATGAGGAAATCTTTATCTAATTTAGCTATTTTTTTGCGGGAACATGCCTCATTCAAAATTGGAAATTGTCAAGACACACCGCTAATAAGTAAGTGGATACCACATCAACCCATCACAACCATCAACCCACCTCTACCTAATATCATGGTATCCAACCTCATAAACACCCACTACAACACTTGGAACCATGAGCTCATCCATACCATGTTCCCAGCAGCAATAACCCACGGCATCACAAACATTTATCTTCCACAACCTCCATAACCTGACACAGTGATCTGGCCATTCACAACAAATGAACAATACTCCGCCAAAACAGGATACCAAACCCTCATATCCCATCAAACCAAACCCGGAAAAAAACGAAACCATATTCCATCCACCATACAGACTCATCCTAGCGAGAATTCTCCTAGCTCATCCACCACCAAAAACCATCCTCAAACCATCTTCCCAGCTCAACCCAACTCACAAAATCGACCTCCCAACCCAAAGCACCATAAAGCCATCTGGACTTTGGAGTGCCTACCAAAAATCCGGCTTTTCTTATGGAAAGCCACCTTAGAAGGACTACCCACTTTCATCATCCTAGCATAGAAACACATTGTCACCTCACTACTTTGCCCACTATGTCACACAGTACCAGAAACGAAAAAACACATGATGTTCCAACGCCAACGATCGTCTATCGTGTGGCAAATTATCGATTTGGAAATCAACCAACAAACCCCGACAAACCAACAACAAAACCAGTGTCAGCAACCTACAACTATACAGGAAGCAATGTAtcacacacttccaaacaagataAATGTCATATTCGCCTTTACTTTGTGGCATCTATGGTTAAAAAGAAATGCAATAGTCTACCGTAAAAATAATTAATCTCCAATTCAGATAGCTCAAACAATCAAGGTCATGTTCAAAGAGTACCACAGGGCACAAGAACACTTAATGTCGATCCTCCCGGGTATTCAACCCTCTATACACAACCAAAGCAGCAGAACTAATTCGACACCGACAAGCATATTGGTTGGATGGGATGCACCAACTGAAGAATGAATTAAAGTCAACACTGATGGAGCATCAAAAGGGACACCAGGACCAGCAGGAGCAGGAATAATATGAAGGGACACCAACGGAACACTGCTAGTTGCAATGGAAGCTCCTTTGGGGATTACAACATCAACAACAGTAGAGACTTGGGGGTTACTTCTAGCAGTCAGAATAGCATTTAGACAACAATGGGATAAGGTTTGGTTTGAAATGGATTCCCAACTGGTAATCAAACTACTACAACAATCAGAAGATAACCAACCTTGGTACCTACAAACAATGTTGAATGAAATCAAAGAACTAATGCACCACATCCCGAGCACAAAAATACAACATGCATACAAAGAAGAAAATCAGGCGGCGGACGAACTTGAAAACCAAGTTGTACAACCTCAAAAAAGCAATCCAACATCGGCATCGACTAAAATTTGGCAAAACAATTTCCCCAACATCCTTTCCAACATTATCAATGCTGATAAAATAGGGACCAAATACCCTAGAACTATAACACAAGTTTGAGTTTAATGAATTGGATACACCtttcaaaaataacaaaaaacaaaaaaacaactcAAAAGATGTCATTATGGCCTTAAAAAAGTGCCACAAAATCGTTCAAATTAAGTCTGCTGGTCGAAAATCTGTCTGGTCACCACAAATTTGCAGTACTCGACTTAACATTTTCTATGTAATTGTTGGgcgcaaagaaaaaaaaacatttgtgCGCAGAGATATGATTTATATGCACATCTATACTGGTGATCCAACCTCCCTACACTTTTGAGCCTAaccattaagaaaaaaaaatctgagcCATTAAATTAAAACATCTCTTAGTGATCTAATGACTTCTCTTTCTGCGCCCAATCAATAGGCACAATACGTACGTCACACCATTAGGAAAATATGGTGATTCAATCTTAAATCACCATAAGATCAGAAGCTGATTCAAACTAACGCAGAATCAACTTAAAAGCTAAATTTGATGGACCAAAGAGGTTAGCCTTACCGAGAAAATcaacctttctttttctttgaaaagGA
This genomic interval carries:
- the LOC113335889 gene encoding uncharacterized protein LOC113335889: MDSCEKCSSLSCELRIIRAENLDFSTNGTVFVRYYIMNENNERIRLNTREVPSSSVSDPCWNESISLECSRDRDVIDKLSQQSILFELRSRNSKSIFGRSKVLGTAEISWLEVLESTELSIEKWVPAILKNNNNSESLKPASLQIGMKITVPKTIHTLKNKSQARFSSKNWKECGCKHGGCTETNEDVFAVAATLEVF